One Bacteroidia bacterium genomic region harbors:
- a CDS encoding aspartyl/asparaginyl beta-hydroxylase domain-containing protein yields the protein MAKVRENARYSEWTPTVFIRPIEYSSQLPFFYPPEDFPELRVLSENWKEIRDEILRVEQEQGKLKGHKTYNTPPISSDENWSNFYLDNFLWRSHRNRKMFPVTSSIVDKIPNCSLASISILSPGGYVSPHYGDTDGIVRCHLGLVIPEEYPVCGIRVGGEERGWKEGELLVFTEAHLHEVWNRSNQRRYILIVDIVPGFMKTNLYKLCSQVLGALSYIFIERKFSIFRKLPMSFARFFHRVLSLLWRIYLPLQRALKLP from the coding sequence ATGGCAAAGGTTAGGGAAAATGCTAGGTATTCGGAATGGACTCCAACGGTCTTTATCCGGCCAATAGAATATTCCAGCCAATTGCCGTTTTTTTACCCTCCGGAAGATTTTCCTGAACTACGTGTTCTATCTGAAAACTGGAAGGAAATCCGGGATGAAATTTTACGGGTAGAACAAGAACAAGGCAAACTGAAAGGACATAAAACCTACAATACTCCGCCTATCAGTAGCGACGAAAACTGGAGTAATTTTTATTTGGATAACTTCCTTTGGAGGTCGCATCGAAACAGGAAGATGTTTCCTGTAACATCATCTATCGTTGATAAAATACCTAATTGTTCACTTGCCTCCATCAGCATTTTGTCGCCGGGTGGTTATGTTAGTCCACATTACGGAGATACGGATGGGATAGTACGGTGTCATTTGGGATTGGTAATACCGGAAGAATATCCGGTTTGCGGAATTCGGGTTGGAGGTGAAGAAAGGGGTTGGAAAGAAGGAGAGCTTCTTGTTTTTACTGAAGCCCATCTTCATGAAGTCTGGAACAGATCAAACCAAAGAAGGTATATTCTGATTGTGGATATTGTTCCCGGGTTTATGAAAACCAACCTGTATAAGCTTTGTTCGCAAGTTCTTGGAGCTTTGAGCTACATTTTTATCGAAAGAAAGTTTTCCATTTTCAGAAAATTACCCATGTCATTCGCCAGGTTTTTTCACCGGGTACTATCCTTACTTTGGCGCATCTATCTTCCTTTGCAACGTGCGCTAAAATTGCCTTAG
- a CDS encoding phytanoyl-CoA dioxygenase family protein — MQLFHDNLLNEAFQKQGFVKIPLLNSSQVEKLLHFYSNQIESHQQQQTNRGFLTTSNTFNKELVQKVDQFNKSILLPELNKYLCNATFTISNFLVKEPNPESVVPPHQDWLLVDESQFTSFNVWICLHPANSNSGQLRLIPGSHLLNQSHRLSGQTAYFNDFISELEPYFVEQPTLPGECLIFHHSIIHASSENKSGKPRVACVIGGFSKDAKLYFFQPDPSRTNGLLRFSIQPETFLQMGINYDPPQSCYPPEQIHGIFEHWTLDQFLRKLHQKFPETPVSFWTKFRNWLAGYSN; from the coding sequence ATGCAGCTTTTTCACGATAACTTACTAAATGAAGCTTTCCAAAAGCAAGGATTTGTAAAAATACCCCTGCTCAACAGTTCCCAGGTAGAAAAACTTCTGCATTTCTATTCCAACCAAATCGAATCCCACCAACAACAACAAACCAACCGCGGATTTCTCACCACCAGCAATACCTTTAACAAGGAGCTGGTACAAAAAGTCGATCAATTCAACAAAAGCATCCTTCTACCCGAATTAAACAAATACCTCTGCAACGCTACCTTTACCATTTCTAACTTTCTGGTAAAAGAACCAAATCCCGAATCGGTTGTGCCGCCTCACCAGGATTGGTTGCTCGTAGACGAATCCCAATTCACTTCCTTCAATGTGTGGATTTGTCTCCATCCTGCCAACTCTAACAGCGGACAATTGCGCCTTATCCCCGGTTCTCACTTACTAAACCAATCCCATCGCCTCAGCGGACAAACAGCCTACTTCAACGATTTTATTTCTGAACTGGAACCCTACTTTGTGGAGCAACCTACCCTTCCCGGCGAATGCCTAATTTTCCACCATTCCATTATCCATGCTTCCTCCGAAAATAAATCAGGGAAACCTCGTGTAGCCTGCGTCATTGGCGGCTTTTCAAAGGATGCCAAGCTGTACTTTTTTCAACCCGACCCAAGCCGGACCAATGGACTACTTCGCTTCAGCATCCAACCCGAAACATTCCTACAAATGGGTATAAATTACGATCCGCCTCAATCTTGTTACCCACCTGAACAAATTCATGGTATTTTTGAACATTGGACCCTGGATCAATTTCTGAGAAAATTGCACCAAAAATTTCCCGAAACACCGGTTAGTTTTTGGACCAAATTCAGAAACTGGCTGGCCGGGTATTCCAACTAA
- a CDS encoding B12-binding domain-containing radical SAM protein: MKICLINPPRLMKPMSAAMKPSPSLGLAFIAGALSREGHQIQTIDALAEAPNQYLQFKDDIVLNGLTEKQIAQLIEPDVQVIGLSLMFSGNWLHNRVLIDYLGEAFPGVLIVAGGEHLTAVPEYCIEQTTHLHVCVCGEGEQAIVDVTHAFEHKLGFDNIPGIVFRNKEGKPVRTLAKARIKDVEGIARPAWEFFPLDKYRQNSIIYGVDRDVNSVPLSATRGCPYSCTFCSSPQMWGTRYYMRSPQDVVDEMETFIRKFDIGNFDFYDLTAIIKREWILEFAQEVIKRNLKITWQIPAGTRSEAIDQEVAKYLYMSGCTNITYAPESGSPNILKLIKKKVSLPTMLKSIKYSNEEKMNIKINMIIGFPDETHQDVWKTMWFLIKASWYGVHDMSPSVFSPYPGSELFDRLLKEGKINMNDDSYFYQIVYVDTFFNNYFYNKNINKYMLRFYHLSYLFVFYTSNFVFHPLRAFRTLKNLLTGKYESRAEMALGELVKRSKISIYTKEEEIQPAKEVKNKPVMQS; the protein is encoded by the coding sequence ATGAAAATCTGTCTGATTAACCCTCCCAGACTCATGAAACCCATGAGTGCAGCCATGAAGCCTTCTCCTTCCCTGGGATTGGCATTCATAGCCGGTGCGCTTAGCAGGGAAGGTCACCAAATTCAGACGATTGATGCTTTGGCAGAGGCCCCAAACCAATATCTTCAATTCAAAGATGATATTGTATTGAACGGACTAACCGAAAAACAAATCGCCCAACTCATCGAACCCGATGTGCAGGTTATTGGTTTGAGCCTTATGTTTAGCGGAAACTGGCTTCATAACCGGGTTTTAATCGACTACCTGGGAGAGGCTTTCCCCGGAGTTTTGATTGTTGCCGGGGGTGAACACCTAACCGCCGTTCCTGAATACTGCATTGAACAAACCACTCATTTGCATGTTTGTGTTTGTGGGGAAGGCGAACAAGCGATAGTGGATGTTACCCATGCCTTTGAGCACAAGTTGGGATTTGACAATATTCCGGGCATTGTATTTCGTAACAAGGAAGGAAAACCTGTTCGAACCCTGGCAAAAGCCCGAATCAAAGATGTAGAAGGTATTGCCCGTCCGGCCTGGGAATTCTTTCCTCTTGATAAATACCGTCAAAACAGTATCATTTATGGTGTTGACCGCGATGTAAATTCCGTACCCCTGAGTGCTACACGTGGCTGCCCCTACAGTTGCACCTTCTGCTCCAGCCCTCAAATGTGGGGCACCCGATACTACATGCGAAGTCCGCAGGATGTAGTAGATGAAATGGAAACCTTTATCCGAAAATTTGACATAGGAAATTTTGACTTTTACGACCTCACTGCTATCATCAAACGGGAATGGATTTTGGAATTTGCTCAGGAAGTAATTAAGCGAAATCTGAAAATTACCTGGCAAATACCTGCCGGAACCCGCTCCGAAGCCATCGATCAGGAGGTTGCCAAATACCTCTATATGTCAGGATGCACCAATATCACCTATGCCCCGGAAAGCGGATCACCCAATATCCTGAAATTAATTAAAAAGAAGGTTTCCCTCCCTACCATGTTGAAGTCGATAAAATACTCCAACGAGGAAAAAATGAATATCAAAATCAATATGATTATTGGTTTCCCCGACGAAACGCATCAGGATGTTTGGAAAACCATGTGGTTCCTGATAAAAGCCAGTTGGTATGGAGTGCACGATATGTCGCCTTCGGTTTTTTCACCTTACCCGGGAAGTGAATTGTTTGATCGGTTGCTCAAGGAAGGTAAAATCAACATGAACGATGATAGCTACTTCTATCAGATTGTTTACGTCGATACCTTTTTTAATAACTATTTCTACAACAAAAACATCAATAAATACATGCTAAGGTTTTATCACTTGAGTTACCTGTTTGTATTTTACACTTCCAATTTTGTATTCCATCCTTTGCGAGCCTTCCGAACCCTCAAAAACCTTCTCACCGGAAAATACGAATCCAGGGCTGAAATGGCGTTAGGGGAGTTAGTAAAGCGTTCTAAAATAAGTATTTACACCAAAGAAGAAGAAATTCAGCCGGCCAAGGAAGTGAAAAATAAACCTGTTATGCAATCCTGA
- a CDS encoding cupin-like domain-containing protein: protein MTKIILTYQSISTFVPNRVKSFTLKFLFIMRPVNVKSSHWIAYNCLFFIEHFLGEKKYQKLFGNTEKRLYRKIEEHILKNPHLQEDFKVIEHFPGNYPEPYRHPHFPVVYRGLANDWEATKKWGFDFFAEKFGEEDVVLVNNPGMVKKEETVGDYETIKLRDYITNMKNGSKRYLKFSRIVEEKSDLRNDFDNKWLTKFRPKRAANDLFYFFMGGKSTHTPIHNGYAITIFVQLEGTKKWIFYPTSHRLFLGVRPKRFNYFYTDSDPVHDINNQDYPLLKYAKPLEITINPGDVLYFPSMVWHQVENVTDSIGVAYKFADVFAGFNSSKMLATCFFLSTKPYFIDTLLPSRPDVHNYVKKNK from the coding sequence ATGACAAAAATCATCCTGACTTACCAAAGTATTTCTACTTTTGTTCCAAACAGGGTAAAATCCTTTACCTTAAAATTTTTATTCATTATGCGTCCGGTTAATGTAAAAAGCTCCCATTGGATTGCCTATAATTGCTTGTTTTTCATTGAGCACTTTCTTGGCGAAAAGAAGTATCAGAAACTTTTTGGAAATACGGAAAAACGCCTTTACCGGAAAATTGAAGAGCATATTCTTAAGAATCCACATTTACAAGAAGATTTTAAAGTAATAGAACATTTTCCGGGAAATTATCCGGAACCTTATCGTCATCCTCACTTTCCGGTCGTTTACCGGGGATTAGCCAACGATTGGGAAGCTACCAAAAAGTGGGGATTCGATTTCTTTGCCGAAAAATTTGGGGAAGAGGATGTGGTGTTGGTAAATAATCCGGGAATGGTGAAAAAAGAAGAAACAGTTGGAGACTACGAAACCATCAAGTTGAGAGACTACATTACCAACATGAAGAATGGTTCCAAACGCTACCTCAAATTTTCAAGAATAGTGGAGGAAAAGTCGGATTTACGGAATGATTTTGATAACAAATGGTTAACCAAATTTAGACCCAAAAGAGCAGCCAACGACTTGTTTTATTTTTTTATGGGTGGGAAAAGTACCCATACTCCAATTCACAATGGTTATGCAATTACCATTTTTGTGCAATTGGAAGGTACAAAGAAGTGGATTTTTTATCCTACTTCTCATCGCTTATTTTTAGGTGTAAGGCCTAAAAGGTTTAATTATTTCTACACCGATTCTGACCCGGTACATGATATCAATAACCAGGATTATCCCTTGCTGAAGTACGCTAAACCATTAGAAATTACTATTAATCCGGGCGATGTTTTGTATTTCCCTTCCATGGTTTGGCATCAGGTGGAGAATGTAACCGATTCGATTGGGGTGGCTTACAAGTTTGCTGATGTGTTTGCCGGTTTTAATTCCTCTAAAATGCTGGCCACCTGCTTTTTTCTTTCTACCAAACCTTATTTCATCGATACCTTGTTGCCTTCCAGACCGGATGTACACAATTATGTGAAAAAGAATAAATAG
- a CDS encoding 2OG-Fe(II) oxygenase encodes MKRFNTNQVKFNFEVIPAQASHTSKQNLVKRVHQGDLEGFIVKGVFSPDEVESFKKLTAEIPADRFLKTNTGTILPDPFATISDLDERARNYVEKNKAFQTFGFERFHAALQNAMELVAGDYRVQVPATVLDNYPAVAATVRHFYPGMGGLYVHCGYLFQEQSPKYYQAVEPMKKEGQLSFFVVIQQPEQGGELTLYDMVWENVNAKDFPENNEFVLDRDGNRIYLTEVNQVKYNPQPGDMLIFYGGRIWHRVEPIVGALPRITFGGFINFSEDDQTMFYWS; translated from the coding sequence ATGAAACGATTTAACACCAATCAGGTTAAGTTCAATTTTGAAGTAATTCCGGCTCAAGCATCCCATACCTCTAAGCAAAACCTGGTAAAGCGGGTTCACCAAGGTGATTTGGAAGGGTTTATTGTAAAAGGAGTATTCAGTCCTGACGAAGTAGAATCGTTTAAAAAATTAACCGCTGAAATTCCGGCCGATCGTTTCTTAAAAACCAATACAGGAACCATTTTGCCCGATCCTTTTGCTACCATCAGCGACCTGGACGAAAGGGCCAGGAACTACGTTGAAAAAAATAAAGCATTCCAAACGTTTGGATTTGAACGATTTCATGCTGCCTTGCAAAATGCCATGGAACTCGTTGCCGGAGATTATCGGGTTCAAGTTCCTGCTACGGTGTTGGACAATTATCCGGCAGTGGCAGCAACCGTTAGGCATTTTTACCCCGGAATGGGTGGTTTGTATGTGCATTGCGGATACTTGTTTCAAGAGCAATCGCCCAAATATTATCAAGCCGTGGAACCCATGAAGAAGGAAGGACAACTTAGCTTTTTTGTGGTTATTCAGCAACCGGAGCAAGGTGGTGAACTTACCTTGTACGACATGGTTTGGGAAAATGTGAATGCCAAAGATTTTCCGGAAAACAATGAATTTGTGCTGGATCGGGACGGAAATCGCATCTATTTAACCGAGGTGAATCAGGTTAAATACAATCCACAACCGGGCGACATGCTTATTTTTTATGGAGGCCGAATTTGGCATCGGGTTGAACCTATTGTTGGTGCACTGCCCCGGATCACCTTTGGAGGGTTTATTAATTTCTCCGAAGACGATCAAACCATGTTTTATTGGTCGTAA
- a CDS encoding phytanoyl-CoA dioxygenase family protein — translation MFKDLPLKNCLERLGFVRLQGFQASTLSELWELYQNTYIQTHKNRDLMVTHNINHQTSPFQIHKKISSIVSNDLNKLLSGYKIFASHFAVKKAHSQNAFQLHQDWSITNETQFPNFQIWIPLSTAYPENGGMCFLPQSHLFYSNLRSGSHSIPRVEIEEKLYPYLSFCRLLKGEAVAFYTKTFHGSFLNSTPEDRVGVILNLLPMEAPTYYYHREKTGETSVHTFTTQTLFEHLQDLEKGLLPFSNPIETLSTPDYQNDAINAIDLLEKVNQFALSENRRPGYEHKETHILRNADLEKEINHWGFETIDFLGPDEITSLQEVFKTFFPDRSVYQGSYSSMSVLDSPTRKKAHEAIQAIIKPRLDLLFKNYFCPVSLLYSRRPDGYHKLEWHSDPAFHFNEHLVPIYGIWCPLHEVTPETGGLKLMPGGHRLVPKLNLTFLNWKWPLDDYRTLLDTYGKGFHLKPGQALIYDTRMIHSSEPNNGNFERDNIVMRICPQGSEFFKFVKQTDQIGQIFQVDQSHFFTENAKLHHLPPHEKAENQMYIFNYELTETKIRNYFKALYDQ, via the coding sequence ATGTTTAAGGACCTACCATTAAAAAATTGCCTGGAAAGGCTTGGTTTCGTTAGACTTCAGGGCTTTCAAGCCTCCACCCTTTCTGAACTGTGGGAACTTTACCAAAATACCTACATCCAAACCCATAAAAACAGGGATTTGATGGTTACACACAACATCAACCACCAAACCTCCCCATTTCAAATCCATAAAAAAATAAGTAGTATCGTTTCCAACGATTTGAACAAGTTGTTGAGTGGATATAAAATCTTTGCCAGTCATTTTGCAGTTAAAAAGGCCCATAGCCAAAACGCCTTCCAACTTCACCAGGATTGGTCCATTACCAACGAAACCCAATTCCCCAATTTCCAAATTTGGATTCCGCTATCTACCGCCTATCCCGAAAATGGCGGCATGTGTTTTTTACCCCAAAGCCATCTGTTTTACTCCAACCTTCGTTCGGGAAGTCATAGCATCCCCAGGGTTGAAATAGAAGAAAAGTTATATCCTTACCTTTCTTTTTGCAGACTTTTGAAAGGCGAGGCTGTCGCCTTTTATACCAAAACATTTCATGGTTCTTTCTTAAATTCAACACCCGAAGATCGGGTTGGTGTAATCCTTAACCTGCTTCCTATGGAGGCTCCCACCTACTATTACCACCGTGAAAAAACTGGAGAAACTTCGGTACATACCTTTACCACCCAAACCTTATTCGAACATCTCCAAGACCTTGAGAAGGGTTTGCTGCCTTTTTCCAATCCAATTGAAACCCTGTCAACCCCGGATTACCAAAACGATGCGATAAATGCAATTGATTTATTGGAAAAAGTAAACCAATTTGCCCTTTCTGAAAACCGAAGACCAGGCTACGAACACAAGGAAACCCACATACTACGAAATGCCGATCTGGAAAAAGAAATAAACCATTGGGGATTTGAAACCATTGACTTTCTAGGTCCGGATGAAATCACCTCGCTTCAAGAGGTTTTCAAAACTTTTTTCCCCGACCGAAGTGTTTACCAAGGTTCCTATTCCAGTATGAGTGTCTTGGATAGCCCAACCCGAAAAAAAGCCCATGAAGCCATACAAGCGATCATAAAACCCAGGCTGGACCTACTATTTAAAAACTATTTCTGTCCGGTGAGTTTGCTGTATTCCAGGCGACCGGATGGTTACCATAAATTGGAATGGCACAGCGATCCGGCATTCCACTTCAATGAACACCTTGTACCTATTTATGGCATCTGGTGCCCTTTGCACGAAGTAACGCCCGAAACCGGTGGCTTAAAACTAATGCCGGGCGGACATCGCCTGGTACCAAAACTTAACCTCACCTTTCTGAATTGGAAATGGCCTCTCGACGATTACCGAACCTTGCTGGATACCTATGGCAAGGGATTTCATTTAAAGCCCGGACAAGCCCTGATATACGATACTCGAATGATACACAGTTCGGAACCCAACAATGGAAATTTTGAACGAGATAATATCGTTATGCGAATTTGTCCCCAAGGCTCTGAATTTTTTAAATTCGTTAAACAAACCGATCAAATAGGGCAAATTTTCCAAGTCGACCAAAGTCATTTCTTCACCGAAAACGCTAAACTACATCACCTGCCACCCCACGAAAAGGCTGAAAATCAGATGTATATTTTTAATTATGAACTTACCGAAACCAAAATTCGGAACTATTTCAAAGCCCTTTACGACCAATAA
- a CDS encoding 2OG-Fe(II) oxygenase family protein, with translation MKIIDAAYHPDHSNLDILKDLEQGNSDVVVLRNFLNPDEIRDLLQVFHNYNQYYQVYDGYIGFPRPFDHIPRNPQQDYDSETKAYLQNMKHNNIGERFQAKLKTLSQSYHLQFNDSSRQITHSKTWSSMRELALGKGYFEIHCGRLFQDWNKDYFDFFSGKADIDTQFAFLIVLQRPETDCDIEIFDLTWQNCDTKINKDFLQLKSGEKLRVQNIPSEKVVLMEGDVLVFNEGDYWHLVPPFIGEKPRISFGGFMTKLKDNQNYLVWS, from the coding sequence ATGAAAATAATTGATGCTGCTTACCATCCTGATCATTCTAACCTGGATATTTTGAAAGATCTGGAACAAGGAAACTCCGATGTAGTTGTACTTCGCAACTTCCTTAACCCGGATGAAATCCGGGATTTACTGCAGGTATTCCACAACTACAACCAATACTATCAAGTGTATGATGGTTATATTGGTTTCCCCAGGCCTTTCGACCATATTCCACGCAATCCACAACAGGATTACGACTCCGAAACCAAGGCCTACTTGCAAAACATGAAACATAATAACATTGGTGAAAGGTTTCAGGCCAAATTAAAAACCCTTTCCCAATCCTATCACTTGCAATTTAATGATTCATCCAGGCAAATAACCCATTCCAAAACCTGGTCCAGCATGAGGGAACTGGCACTTGGTAAAGGCTATTTTGAAATCCACTGCGGTCGACTGTTTCAAGACTGGAACAAAGACTATTTCGATTTCTTCTCCGGCAAGGCTGATATTGATACCCAATTCGCCTTTCTAATTGTTCTTCAACGTCCAGAAACCGATTGCGATATCGAAATTTTCGACCTAACCTGGCAGAACTGCGATACCAAAATCAATAAGGATTTCCTGCAATTAAAATCCGGAGAAAAACTAAGGGTTCAAAACATACCTTCCGAAAAAGTGGTTCTGATGGAAGGCGATGTATTGGTGTTTAACGAAGGCGATTACTGGCACTTAGTACCTCCGTTTATTGGTGAAAAACCCCGCATCTCCTTTGGCGGATTTATGACAAAACTAAAGGATAACCAAAATTACCTGGTTTGGTCTTAA
- a CDS encoding phytanoyl-CoA dioxygenase family protein, protein MMELICPIQNQALKAQFLQQGFVVIPALFQPDKIHQLQNISSNYFSHKDQAFLYSLMENNPENNHLLHQTISELILPELGQIFTQFKMKSTSLLIKPGISGSEMHLHQDWTFTNEENFSPVTVWIALQHTNSNNGCLFVLPQSHRWFKNYRSHHYETARIDKNALGKKVVSIPVQPGDVVLFHPAVFHGSFPNQSNQDRVVVSSTILPNQAPYLHVKRKTATQAQLFHINDATFFFDLAKLNHSYGFESEQTEVLPYIHSIPTTEDLLFHLNSHV, encoded by the coding sequence ATGATGGAGCTAATTTGTCCAATTCAAAATCAGGCCTTGAAAGCCCAATTCCTACAACAAGGATTTGTGGTTATTCCTGCCCTGTTCCAACCCGACAAAATTCATCAGCTCCAAAACATAAGCTCCAATTACTTTTCTCATAAAGACCAAGCTTTCCTTTATTCCTTAATGGAAAACAATCCGGAGAATAACCACTTGCTTCACCAAACCATCTCCGAGTTAATACTACCTGAATTGGGACAAATCTTTACCCAATTCAAAATGAAAAGCACTTCCTTGCTGATAAAGCCCGGAATCAGCGGAAGCGAAATGCACTTACACCAGGATTGGACCTTTACCAACGAGGAAAATTTCTCCCCTGTAACGGTGTGGATTGCACTTCAACATACCAATTCAAACAATGGCTGCTTATTTGTATTACCTCAATCGCATCGTTGGTTCAAAAACTACCGATCGCACCACTACGAAACCGCCCGAATCGACAAAAACGCATTGGGCAAAAAGGTGGTTTCTATTCCGGTTCAACCGGGCGATGTAGTTCTTTTTCATCCGGCCGTATTTCATGGTTCCTTTCCCAACCAATCAAACCAGGATCGGGTAGTGGTTTCTTCAACCATTTTACCCAACCAAGCACCTTACCTCCATGTGAAAAGGAAAACTGCTACCCAAGCTCAACTCTTTCACATCAACGATGCTACTTTCTTTTTCGATTTGGCCAAGCTAAACCACAGCTATGGATTTGAATCCGAACAAACCGAAGTGCTTCCATATATACATTCCATACCTACCACCGAAGATTTGTTGTTTCATTTGAATTCCCATGTTTAA
- a CDS encoding SGNH/GDSL hydrolase family protein has protein sequence MKKSLLRITYLLCAVSLLCELGIRLAGFKPYQPISFQANQIRIQPYPVFQPDSTLGYALKPGTYRFYYPDSTFWTATIDQNHHRITTHKPISAKQSIYILGCSFTFGSGLEDSSTFPYLLQQNTNTYRVLNLGVGGYGIAQAYLELQKLPLDSNDKVVYAFIGEHHQRYTQQAFKKLLPSKAELQPYQFVQLNENLQPVYFKFNYHPLPLISYSAFLNLIDDQWIIHLDKTKLNKTIAQKALVEMNQLCRKKGVQFVFMTLQKDQEIMEMGKFCMANQIPFLDASLDLNLAEYNLQPYDDHPNAKANRYYKNKLYDLIFPPSPNED, from the coding sequence ATGAAGAAATCACTTCTCCGAATAACTTACTTGCTTTGTGCCGTTTCCCTTTTATGCGAATTAGGTATTCGACTGGCCGGATTTAAACCCTATCAACCCATTTCCTTTCAGGCCAATCAAATCCGAATTCAACCTTACCCGGTATTTCAACCGGATTCCACCCTGGGCTATGCTCTTAAACCCGGAACTTACCGATTCTACTACCCCGATAGTACTTTTTGGACCGCAACAATCGACCAAAACCACCACCGTATTACCACCCATAAACCAATCAGCGCCAAGCAATCTATTTATATTCTTGGCTGCTCCTTTACCTTTGGATCTGGCCTGGAAGATTCGTCCACCTTTCCCTATCTGCTTCAACAAAACACCAATACATACCGGGTGCTTAACCTGGGTGTAGGAGGATACGGCATTGCTCAAGCCTACCTCGAACTCCAAAAACTTCCACTGGATTCCAACGACAAAGTTGTCTATGCCTTTATTGGCGAACACCACCAACGCTATACCCAACAAGCGTTTAAAAAACTCCTTCCCAGCAAGGCCGAATTGCAACCCTATCAATTTGTACAACTAAACGAAAATCTTCAACCGGTCTACTTCAAGTTCAACTACCATCCTCTGCCCTTAATCTCCTATTCCGCTTTCCTCAACCTCATCGATGACCAATGGATTATCCACCTCGATAAAACTAAACTTAACAAAACCATCGCCCAAAAGGCATTGGTCGAAATGAACCAACTTTGCCGAAAAAAAGGAGTTCAATTTGTCTTTATGACACTTCAAAAAGACCAAGAAATCATGGAAATGGGAAAATTCTGCATGGCAAATCAAATTCCTTTTCTCGATGCTTCCCTGGATCTCAACCTGGCCGAATACAACCTTCAACCTTACGACGACCATCCCAATGCAAAAGCAAACAGGTATTATAAAAACAAACTCTATGACTTAATTTTCCCTCCTTCACCCAATGAAGATTAA
- a CDS encoding ATP-binding cassette domain-containing protein produces MNDSPILRVNTLDKYFENDLGEQIPILNNISFTLQKGQSIGLIGKNGSGKTTLLKILSQIIRPSAGQLELFGKHIAMIDVDGFFNQELSGESNTRFYLQLQGLTPSQIDRIIPAIQAFSGIGNYFNKPLKSYSKGMQIRLILSTILELDADLFIIDEVFFAGDREFLLHLVQRQKQMRENGVSFLIASHNLSELLEMTEECIWIEDHSIKMKDASSIVLKEYQNQINRKFSEDKILESQLAFDLFASNYVARFSDIPAHELENQWIQNLHIEINSRPQPTYFNGFSLQISYLQKDYTFQIFPGIHLLNFKNQSICISASINSHSIQEQKNNNSRQAQKSFTFQFPPQHLIQGRYLLKFIFFKEPANQIPHVEEAFQIEKTLLLEIFPDAQIVYGEDLYKCPINLYNCWKFS; encoded by the coding sequence ATGAATGATTCGCCGATTCTTCGTGTCAACACCCTCGATAAATACTTCGAGAACGATTTAGGTGAACAAATTCCTATCTTAAACAACATTTCTTTTACCCTACAAAAAGGACAATCCATCGGATTAATCGGAAAAAATGGCTCAGGAAAAACCACCCTGCTAAAAATACTCTCCCAAATTATCCGTCCTTCCGCCGGTCAATTGGAACTTTTCGGTAAACACATCGCCATGATTGATGTGGACGGCTTCTTTAATCAAGAACTTAGCGGTGAAAGTAATACTCGATTCTACCTCCAATTACAAGGATTAACCCCTTCCCAAATCGACCGGATTATTCCGGCAATCCAAGCATTTAGTGGTATTGGCAACTATTTCAACAAACCCCTGAAATCCTATTCCAAAGGAATGCAAATTCGACTCATTCTTTCCACTATCCTGGAATTGGATGCCGATTTGTTCATTATCGATGAGGTCTTCTTTGCCGGAGACAGAGAATTCTTACTCCACCTCGTTCAACGCCAAAAACAAATGCGCGAAAATGGGGTATCATTCCTTATTGCCTCCCATAACCTGTCCGAACTACTCGAAATGACCGAGGAATGCATTTGGATCGAAGACCACAGCATTAAAATGAAGGATGCATCCTCCATCGTTTTAAAAGAATACCAAAACCAAATCAACCGTAAATTTTCAGAAGATAAAATCCTGGAAAGTCAATTGGCATTTGATTTATTCGCCTCCAACTATGTAGCCCGCTTTAGCGATATTCCGGCACACGAATTGGAAAATCAGTGGATACAAAACCTGCATATCGAAATCAATTCCCGGCCACAACCTACCTATTTCAACGGCTTCAGTCTCCAAATTTCCTACCTCCAAAAAGATTATACATTTCAGATTTTCCCCGGAATTCACCTGCTGAATTTCAAAAACCAATCCATTTGTATCTCCGCTTCCATCAATAGCCATTCCATACAGGAACAAAAAAACAACAACTCCAGGCAAGCTCAAAAATCCTTCACTTTTCAATTTCCGCCTCAACACCTCATCCAAGGTCGCTACCTGCTTAAATTTATTTTCTTTAAAGAACCGGCCAACCAAATTCCTCATGTCGAAGAAGCTTTTCAAATCGAAAAAACCTTACTGCTCGAAATCTTTCCGGATGCTCAGATTGTTTATGGTGAAGACCTGTATAAATGCCCGATTAACCTATACAATTGCTGGAAATTTTCCTAG